In a single window of the Thunnus maccoyii chromosome 7, fThuMac1.1, whole genome shotgun sequence genome:
- the bloc1s2 gene encoding biogenesis of lysosome-related organelles complex 1 subunit 2, translating into MAATGDEAAAMDSISKAPAVQPAALNPAGSSGSHAEGPEDAAESLVSAPKKPSTNSDGGVETAEEAVEPAEPDINELCTDMFEKMALFLQGELTGTCEDYRLLENMNKLTSLKYMEMKDISINISRNLQDLNNKYASLQPYLDQINQIEEQVSTLEQAAYKLDAYSKKLEARFKKLEKR; encoded by the exons atggctgcaacGGGTGACGAAGCCGCAGCAATGGACAGCATTTCCAAGGCACCCGCGGTCCAGCCAGCGGCTCTGAACCCGGCTGGAAGCTCCGGCAGTCACGCAGAAGGACCAGAGGATGCAGCGGAGAGCCTGGTGTCCGCTCCCAAAAAGCCCAGCACTAATA GTGATGGAGGTGTGGAGACAGCAGAGGAGGCTGTGGAGCCTGCAGAGCCAGATATCAACGAGTTGTGCACTGATATGTTTGAAAAGATGGCTCTGTTCCTGCAAGGAGAACTCACAG GAACTTGTGAAGATTACCGGCTGTTGGAGAACATGAACAAGCTTACTAGTCTAAAATACATGGAAATGAAGGACATCAGCATTAACATCAGCCGTAACCTGCAGGATCTCAACAACAAGT ATGCAAGCCTCCAGCCCTACTTAGACCAAATAAATCAGATTGAGGAGCAAGTGTCTACACTTGAACAAGCTGCTTACAAACTGGACGCATACTCCAAGAAACTGG AAGCCAGATTCAAGAAACTGGAGAAGCggtga